TTTCCTTTTCCCTATTTTCTGCTTGGCCGACAATCTGGGGCACTAATTTTGATATCAAagcaaaatggaaaatatcCAATTTAGAATATTCAAACATCCATAAATAACAAACAATCTCGAGACGGGTTTTGTTTATTGGACTCAAACTtgagatatattttaatatgaagattgatttttcaaatcctcTTATCATCAATTTGAAATGTAGATCTTGTCACCCCTCTGGtagaatttttgttctttgagCAGTAGGTTAAGATTTCGCAAAATTCTACTCTACCAACTAGCTATTGGTCCATTGAATGGTGAGAgaaaaaaccaaacaaattgCCTCATGCTACGTTTTATCAAATGGAGAAATGGATATTACTAATCAACGAGGacactagaagtgtcaaaatttaTGTATGGTGTTCATTTTAGTGCCATTTTTtttcggatcacttaagtaaaatttttattgaaaaacgatcacttaagtgttaattCCAATCTAGGCTATTAATTCTTTAGTCCTACGTAGCACGTTAGCATGCCCTGTCAGCATATAATCCATGAACAACGCTGTCCAAAAGTTATAAATAGTGATTATCTGAGTGCCAAATTTTActtaaagtgatcattttggtgccaattgTTGTTAAAAAGTATTACTTCAGTACCAGGCACGCCACTTGAAAAGCCCATATGGActagattttttaaataatatgccaagtcatataaaaattttaattacaaaaGCCACGGATTATGTTTTAGCGGATTTTTTACCGTTGGCACTCAAATGGTCCGGCAAAATTTTTTAGTATCAAAGTGCGTATCGTACAAAAATTTTAGCACTTCTATTGCTGTTTGCCCTAATATTCACTTCACCTTATAGAGAGTGATTGATCTGATGGAAGGGGAAGTCGTACATCGAAAATACATAGAAATCTTTTACCAAGTCTCAAGAACTTCCAACTTCCAACAGCCATGTAAGTCAACTTCAAACTCCAGAAAGATCGAGCATAACCCAGTTATTATCATGGTTTTTCATACTCTcaacaaataaataactttGCATATAATCAACGTTCACTCGTAGCAACACTCATTTGACCTCTTATCGTAGATGGAGGCAAGAATTCTTTTCAAACATTTACTGTAGACGAAGGGTCGCTCCCACATAGCAAGATGGCCTGCTTTCTCAATGCACTCCAACGTCGCTTTAGTTCCCAATTTTCTGCCAAAAGAAAGTGATTTAAACAAGTCAAAACTGGCAAAGGAATTAAGCGGAGCGAACACGTATCAACTAAGAGTCCCAGCCGCAACTGTAACATCAAAGATATTACCGCGTGGGAAGatagatacaaaaaaaaaaaaaaaaaaggactatgACAGTGTTGGAGAAATGCTGTGAATTAAATTCAACCATATAATCttcataaataatatatttaagtAGACTTTTGGATATTAAATGCACCAAAATGCAATGAAACGAGTACtttgtttttcaaatgaaaatttgataGTTTTGCCAAGGaagcaaaaattaaagaaaaataaacttttgaaCATTAAATGCACTAGATTTAATAtgctatttttaattaaaaataaaaggataacgaaaatggttaatatcatgaaaaactgcAAACTAGTATGCCAATGATAAATTACCTCCAATAACCCTAAACTAGTAtccctataacaaatttaccattcatTAGTTTCTATTAACGTTTACTATTAAATTACCAAGTTAGATGACACATGGCAATTTTGATGGATATATCGATTTAAGGTTTTACCTTTCGTCACCACTTTCTactttttcgtggtattaatctaatataaTGGAAATTAATAATTGGTATAATATAACGGTTTGTGGTTTTCTTGTGGTAAAAAGATtattttggagtaaatttatcatgagtATAATAATTTGGAGCTTTTGAcggtaaaaaaattagctttgaggaaatttatcacagatgtattaatttatgatttttttgtggtattaaccctgACGAAAATTAACAGAAAGTAGACTTTTTTAACAATAAATGCTCCAAATTTAAGAATGGGTCgctttgttttttcaaataatgtttcaagaagaaattaaagaaactcTTTTCAAATTCAATGTGCATAAAAACAATAACGTAAGTATTTTTATATATGTAGTAAAACTGACTACGGACAATAGCTATGACGCAAAGATAGATCTctttgtatatgtatatataaatatctttAATTAAGCTTCACGCAacacaataagaaaaaagaaaaagaagatgggagCTACTCTTTGAATTCCTTCACTGTTTCCACACTGAACATCTTATCCTCCTCGCCGCAGACCAGATGGACCTTCTGCAAAGATTGGTtatcatttgcatatttctaAAATGGCTATATATCACGATATATAGACTAATcaagaattgaaaaataaaagtaagtttaaattttcatatcaaatgtAAGACAGTTTGATCATTATAAAGGAAACTAGAGTGACGTGATTTCTCCACCATGTCACGTGATTACATGTCACTAGGCGACATGGAATAGGAATAAGGTTTCCATCTTCTTGtgagtattttctttttctgtaaatttattttctcctcAAATATAGCTATCATGAGATTAGGTTCGCCCCTCTCTCCTGACAAGAAGCAATACTAGCACGTGAGCCATATCACAATCTTATCGACTACACCGGTACAAGGAAAGATGTATGCAAATGAATGCCCTTTTTTGCtttaagaagagagagaaagcttctTCAGGATTGAATTAAACCTGGGAGTACTCTGGCAAAGTGAAGTCCTTGTCTGCAATGACGAAAGCCCCCAGCAGTTCagctttctcctttttgttgtCAAACATGACCTACAATCCATAAAGTAGAAAAAAGATcgataaacaaaaatattttgaattattataaaGGAAATGACGTCCTCAATCCATGCAAGGAAATGCTTAATCGAAATCTAAGGTAATTTTTAattgatcgatttttttttttttgcaataattaactataaaaaaaatgcatacttAATGtccaatttttgttatttgactTTTTACTTAGGtcttttttcctgttttcttaattgtgtttgttttttctaaaaattcttATTAGTTCTATCAATATTTTCGTCAACTCttaataatttttagttttcagtATTACTGTTGttattaatttctttatatatcaacactttagttaatttttttctaattttttttctcctatggAAGTCGAGGTAAAAGAAAGATGTCTAGTTTCATTATTACTATCGTTATTAATATCTTCTTATATTAACACtttcttaatttgttaaattttaaatttgctttaATATTTGTTTTACTCCCATGGAAATCAAGGTTAAAAGAAAGATGTCGattaaaacaaatgaaatacACATTTGCCCTTTAAAGTCATGGCTAACGGAAAGTATAACATATGGTTAACAATTACAACAAAATAAAACTTCATGAGGTAATGTGTAACAATTGAAGGTTTAGGAGTAAATGTATATTACTGCATAGTTCGGGtaagttttgtgtattttaCCCCTCAAACTTTTATCAAGTATCTACCTCCTTCTCAATTTGAGCAATGctagaaacataaaaaaaaactcgCAATGCAAGTTGGTTAGATCAGATTTTTACACAGGCTAAGGGAGACTATGTATAAAAGGATCGGCTTCCAATAATATATTGTTAAATCACttaatctataaatttttaaatgattaaaatatctTTCGGATTTCTCTTTTTGAGTATAGTATGAAAACGAGAATATTCAATTGAGTAAGGAACCAATGAGTTTCAAGGTGTTTTTGTGCCTTAGTTACTAGAAAAGTTTATGGAGCTCATACCTCTAAACTGTCCTTGAAAAGAGGATTAGGGATTCTAGGCAACCTGTGGCTCCCAACGACCTTCTTCACCCCACTTACGGAATTTGGCAACAAAAGCTCTGACCATGTCGGAAACCCCAATTTTTCCAAGCACTCCTTGCTTATCGACTCGGTCATTGCCGGTATGGAGCACGTTGCCACCACCGACTCCACCAGCTCGGGCTGCGACTCGGCCATCTTGAACGCCACCATCCCACCATAGCTGAACCCCACCACCGTGCACCGCTGCAACCCAAGTGCCAGCAGCCCCTTCGCCACGCACTCCGCCTGGAAGTCCACCGTCCGGCGGCTGTCACTTGTGGCAGAGCTGCCAAAGAAGAGAAGGTCTGGCACATACACGGCGTACTTCCTCGCGAGCGCGAGGACCTGCAACTGCCATGTCATCATGCCGTCACCGACGAAGCCATGAAGGAAGACGACAGCgttcttgttgttgttttgaCTTTGGGTTGGAGCCCAGAAGTTCATGATAATTCCGGGTTCGATCTCAATCTTTTGAGGTCTCACGCCGGCGAGCTTCATTGTCGCTCGCAACAAGGGCTGGTACAGCTTGATTGTGttcaccattctctctctctctctctctcgctctctctttctctctcaatttttgtttttgtttgtacTGCTTACAGCGATGGGAGTCGGTTTGAATTTATCTCTGTATTGAAAAGAACTGTCGAAAATAAAGTTGCCAACATGCTAAAAACCACTCACATGGGAGTCCAGCTGTTCATTTCTTCTCCACGTTTTTATCACGTGGATGAGACCCACATTACTTTTTGACACGTCATCATCCATCAATTTATTATGTACGTCTGTATCGAAGTCTACGTGAATTTAAATTATTCTATGCTTTATTTTAAGTCAAAGTCAAATTCCCCGCGCGTAACCGCACATGTATCTCTTGCTATTTAGAATACTAAGGATGAGCATGGTTTGGATTAGGTCAGTCCATCCATAACCCTCGAATCAACCCGCACGATAttgatcctcaatttttgggatcaagaaccgaccctattgagcctaggACCAAGGATCGAACCGATCCAATGGGTTCGGATCGGTTCGATCCGGTTTCAGGGTCAATTTGAGatcaactgataatttttttgtttcattttttgtactccttgaaaaagACAAATTAATCATTTCAAATTGCATATTCATCGATAATGCAACATTATGTAACTAAAGTacaaataccaatacatattcaATAAATTCAAGATAAGGCAGTAATACAAATTTCACACCTGCTAAAAGCCAAAAACCATAAAAACGATTAAGATAATTCATAGAAATATGAGACAAAggaagttcttgtaatcatctatcaaTAATACTCTAATGCCAATCGGGGGACTCAGCCTTAAAAGACGTCTTGTGAGGTGTGGAGAGTCGTAGCGATTATCAAGCATATCAGAGGGCTTCTTTCAAGTGATGTGAGACTACCTTGCATGGCAACAGATAGGGATTAGCATGCACCTAGATCCACCTTAACCTGGCTCCGATACCAATCTAGGGGGACTCAGCCTCAAAAGACGTTTTATGAGGTAAGGGGAGCCGCAGCGGTTATCAAACAGGTCAGAGGGCTTTTCCTAAGCGATGTGGAACTGCCTTGCATAATAGCGAACAGGGATTGGCATACACCATGCAAAAGCGCTTTCTTACATTCGATCAAGCAAAGTCcaatcaaccaaaaaataagcttcacaccacttgactagcaaatcatcATAGCGACTACAATACTACTCTCCAAAAACTACTATCATTTGACACAAACTGAAAAGCAAAGTGTAGCTAAAACTTACTAGtgaaatataattaaatgataagaagttcaaatatttaatatgAACCATGAATGTACAACTTCACATCTTTTtactctatataaaaaattataaataatatattagatacatattttagatatattatatataatatgtataGTCAGAGTTGATCCAAATTGAATTGACCCTAAATTTTCAAGATCGATCATCAACCTGCAGAGTGCTAATCTAAGGATTCCAAGACTAAGGACCAATCCAGTCCCCTCGAAAACCAAAATAAGACCAGTAGTGTTGATCTGGTCCAGTGTCAGTCCACTGTTGACTctagaccaatgctcacccctatagAATATTGTCATTGTTACTCACAACTTTATCCTCCTTTTACATTTCTTGTTGTATAATGACATCATTGTTTGTTGTTGGCATGTCCCAACTCCGAATGGaaattcatttctctttttcattagttgaatttattaaatatatctgAATTAGGTTTGCATCCGAGATATAGGATTTTGAGATGGATGACAGTCAAATCTGTCAAGAGATTCCAAATTCAATGCATTGACAATGCCACAAGGTACTAAGATACTCAAGTAGgcaaaattattttgaagctaaGCATTGACACCTGATTTTTGGTGATCCAACCAttaatttattgcataaaaattagggatcattgacctccaaacaaaaatatttaattaaaattgcataattaattgcatttgaTCGGACTGGTAGTGGATGGACTTAAATGAATAGCTCTAAACTCAATGAAATTGGACTAAGCCTGCCGTGAAGAAAATTCTTGCCCAAATCCATAGATATTATAAGAGCCGAAATTGGCACAACAATAAAGCCaagttggaaaatatttaataattggGCATCTTCGTATGATATTATCACAATTAGATTCAATGAGaaaggggaattttttttttcttttgtggagATATGGCGTAtcgtttaaatttttttaattggaaagTCATATAAAGTGGGCTTCACATATTGAATTAAGAggtgatggttttaattggggatgggcttaaggcccgtccgcccatgctgggcccaaaaggcccggcccacgggaatagggcccgtgggaagggagaggtataaaagggaggagagagagagaaatggtaTCAGTTGGAAATAATGTACGTCTTTTCTTcttacgctctctctctcccaaatagAAAAACAGTAAGGCAAAGTgacgtttttcttcccttcaaggcttcatcgaaTCGAACGGggccagattttcttcctcttgtcggcGTCGGTGCTTAATGCACATTgcctaacaaggtacgctcgaatccgtggtgtgctttacgatcggtgatgcgtgttttcccgggcttcgtcttccgcattgatttaggggttcgattcggtgtcgaatacggttttcggggatcagtcattcccaacattggtatcaaagccctagttcacgttttcccgacttgTTTGACGATTTTTGATTGTTTTTTCGCGAAAGTGTTTCGGCCGTATGgatcgggcgagaaatcccgacacccgagtgTTCTTCAGCCATTttactgagttttcgtaagtcgaaactGTTTTCTGAATACATGggaagaaaggcgacgtcgagacgagtctggcaATGCGTCGTGCAccgccgggagacgccgcacgcgcccacaagCGTGGCCAGAAGcagctgcgcgtgggcgcgacgcgctcCGAAGCGCTGGTTCGCCCAGCGCGTGCGcaccgccggccggcgagccggCACGCGCTGGTCCGCGGACCCGGACGCAGCGTCTTGgcgtcag
This Eucalyptus grandis isolate ANBG69807.140 chromosome 7, ASM1654582v1, whole genome shotgun sequence DNA region includes the following protein-coding sequences:
- the LOC120296095 gene encoding uncharacterized protein LOC120296095, with the translated sequence MVNTIKLYQPLLRATMKLAGVRPQKIEIEPGIIMNFWAPTQSQNNNKNAVVFLHGFVGDGMMTWQLQVLALARKYAVYVPDLLFFGSSATSDSRRTVDFQAECVAKGLLALGLQRCTVVGFSYGGMVAFKMAESQPELVESVVATCSIPAMTESISKECLEKLGFPTWSELLLPNSVSGVKKVVGSHRLPRIPNPLFKDSLEV